A window of the Salvelinus alpinus unplaced genomic scaffold, SLU_Salpinus.1 scaffold_43, whole genome shotgun sequence genome harbors these coding sequences:
- the LOC139567092 gene encoding zinc finger protein 239-like, with the protein MSSLNYSPPVKEEAVCWTEKEALGLNIVVKEEKEEEDVTVKQEVEGEAVTGKEEEKDVSVKEEEDAFRVKEEDVTVKEEEDAVFGVKKEGEITVTLKDEDEEIGDLINTRERPDSDSGKSSSEETDPETPNQHHCSHCGKSFTQLGSLKTHKRIHTGEKPYHCSLCGKSFRWLGNVERHERTHTGEKPFQCSHCGKSCTQLGSLKEHERIHTGEKPYQCSHCGKHFAQLGNLNQHERTHTGKKMHHCSHCGKRFTRVRYLKEHERIHTNIQEEKTYHCSHCGKTFSQSEDLKTHERIERLCSDLCF; encoded by the exons ATGAGCTCCCTAAACTACTCCCCTCCCGTTAAAGAAGAGGcagtctgctggacggagaaagaagctctggggctgaacattgtcgtgaaagaggagaaggaagaggaggatgtcacagtaaaacaagaagtagagggtgaggctgttaccgggaaagaagaagagaaagacgtttcagtgaaagaagaggaagacgcgttcagagtgaaagaggaggatgttactgtgaaagaagaggaggatgcagtttttggagtgaagaaggaaggagagattactgtcacattgaaagatgaagatgaggagataggagatctgattaacacca gagagagaccagactctgACAGCGGGAAGAGTTCCTCAGAGGAAACCGACCCGGAGACGCCTAACcaacaccactgctcccactgtggaaagagttttactcagttagGGAGTCTGAAAACACATAAGagaatacacactggagagaagccttaccactgctccttgtgcggaaagagttttaggtggttaggGAACGTGGAAaggcatgagaggacacacacaggagaaaagcctttccaatgttCCCATTGTGGAAAGAGTTGTACCCAGTTAGGGAGCCTGAAggagcatgagagaatacacacaggagaaaagccttaccaatGTTCCCATTGTGGAAAGCATTTTGCCCAGTTAGGAAACCTGAACcagcatgagaggacacacacaggaaaaaagatgcaccactgctcccactgtggaaagagatTTACCCGGGTAAGGTACCTGAAAGAGCATGAAAGAATACATACAAATATacaggaggagaagacataccactgctctcattgtggaaagacattttcccagtcagaggacctgaaaacacatgagagaatcgagaggctgtgttctgacttgtgtttttga